Within Candidatus Krumholzibacteriia bacterium, the genomic segment CAGGGCAGGAACGCCTCGCGACGGGCGGGTCGAATGATCCGGCCCGTTTTGCTATCCTCTGGCCATGAATGTCCACCTCGTCGACGGGACCTACGAACTCTTCCGGCACTACTACGCGCTGCCGTCGCGCCTCGACGCGGACGGCAACGAGGTGGGTGCGCTGGTGGGGGTGCTCAACTCCATCGCCGCCATGCTCCGCGACGGCGCCACCCACGTGGGCGTTGCCACCGACCACGTGGTGGAGTCGTTCCGTAACCAGATGTACGCGGGCTACAAGACCGGCGAGGGGATCGATCCCGCGCTGTGGCGGCAGTTTCATCCCCTGGAAGCGGCGCTGCGCGCGATGGGTGTGGTGGTGTGGGCAATGGTGGAAGAAGAGGCGGACGATGGCCTCGCCGCCGCGGCCGCGCGCGCGCAAACCGACCCGCGCGTGAAACGCATCTTCATCTGCACGCCGGACAAGGACCTCGCGCAGTGCGTGCGCGGAGACTTCGTGGTTCAGTTCGACCGGCGCCGGGGTGCGATTCGCAACGAGGACGGCGTGCGGGAGAAGTTCGGCGTGGGGCCGTTGTCGATACCGGACTACCTGGGGCTGGTGGGGGATGCGTCCGACGGCTTCCCGGGTGTGCCCCGCTGGGGTGCGAAGAGCGCGTCGGCGGTGCTGGCGCGCTACGAGCACCTCGAGGCGATTCCACACGACCCGGCGCAGTGGGAGGTGCCCATCCGGGGTGCGGTGGCGCTCGCCGCGTCACTGCGCGAACACGAAGCCGATGCACGCCTGTTCCGCGACATCGCCACGCTGCGCACGGACGCGCCGGTCTTCGAGTCGGTCGACGAACTGGAGTGGCGCGGCCCCACGGATTCCTTTGCCGCACTGTGTGGGAAACTTGGCGTGCCGGACCTGGCTGAAACAGTGTCGCGTCTGCGGGCGTGATCTTTACATTCACTCCCGCTGTGGGAGTAATCACTTCTTTCACAAGCGCGGTAGAACCACCGGCGCGATGGCCTGCTCCAGCACCGCGTGCCCCGCGGCGTTCTCGTGCGGGTCAACGACCGAGTTGTGGTAGCGCCGGTCATCGAAGAGGATCGGCGGCAGCGTGTGGGGGGTGATCCCGCGCGCGGCCAGGTGGTCGCTGTACGCGCGCAGCACGCCGCTCAATTCCACGCGCCTCTCGTCGCCGTAGAGAAACACCACCAGGTCGATCCCATTGGCTTCGCACAGATTGATGACGCCGTCCAGCGCCAGCCGCGCGTCGCGCCACTGCGGCGAGCCGGGTGGGTACCCCGCGGACTCGAGGCTCTGCTGGCGCGCGAACACGCGCGCGTACTGGATGGTTGCGCAGATGCGGGATCCCTGGTAGGCCCGCTTCCATGCGTCGCGCAGTACCCGTGCCAGCACGCGGTGCGGCGTGGCCGCGCCGAGCAAACTGTCGCGGGGGACGTCGGTATGGCCCACGTGGATGGGGTCCGCGTCGTTGTAGACCACGAGCAACAGCAGCACGTCCGGCGCAAATGCCAATCCGCGCGTACGCAGCCACTCGTACTCGGTCCGTGTGTTCCAGGAGGCGACGCCCGCGGCGATCACCTCGATGGACGTGTCGCGCGCCGCGAGGCGGCGCTGGATGCGTGCGGGGAAGATGGAATCCTGCGGCGCCCCCCAGCCGAACACGACGGAATCGCCCAGAATCATCAGTCGCTTCGTTCCTGCCGGCTTCTCGACGGATGCCGGGGCCCCGCGCAGCCCGTGCTGGTTGATCGTGATCTCCACCCCCTGGATGCGCGCGCGCTGGTCGGGCCGGTGCAAGTACCCCCACGGTGCGCCGAACTCGAGCAGGTCGTTGTACTCACGCAGGCCCGCAAAGTAGGCGATGCCGATGGGGTCGAAGAGACGCAGGAGAAGCTCCACGAACAGGATCGACGCCGCGAGCAACGAGATGTTCTGCAGGCGCGCGCGCATGCTCATCCGGTTTCGCCGTGGTGTTTCAGCAGTGCTTCAACGATGTCCGCCTCCATGGAGATGCGCTCGTCCCACCCGGTGAAGTGCCGGCGCGCGAAGCGGCGCGCCCCCTCGCCCATGGCGTTTCGCGTCATCTCGTCGTTGACCATCGCCGCCACGGCGCGCGCAAAGCCGGGAAGGTCGCCCTCCGCGACCAGCCGTCCGTTCTCACCGTCGCGCACCACCGCGCGGGTATCGCCCGCGTCGAAGGCAACCACCGGCACGCCGCACACCATCGCCTCGCACACGGGAATGCCGCGGTTGGAGCGCTCGTTGGTGGATACGAACACGGTGGCCAGCGACATCAGGTCCGGCACGTCGTCGTGCGCCACCGGGCCCAGGAAACGCACCGAGTCCGCCACCCCCAGGCGCGCGGCCAGCGCCTCGCAGGATGCGCGCAGGGGTCCGTCGCCGGCAATGACAAACACCACCGGCCGGCGCGCGGCTTCAACCATGGCGGGCATGGCGCGGATGAACAGGTCGGGCCGCTTCCACCCGGTGAGCCGCGAGAGCATGAGCACCACCGCGGTTCCGTCGGGGATCCGGTAGCGCGCGCGCGCGTCCGGGCCGGGCAGCCGCCCGCCCCACTCCAGGTTGACGCCGTTGGGCAGCGCGTGGATCTTCCCGGCTGGCACGCCGTTGCGCAGCGCCGCCTGCGCACCGCCGGTGCCGTCATCCAGAATGATCCACGCGTCCTGCGGCACCTTGAACGCCGCAATCTGTTCCGCGTTCTTGCGCAGGTACTTCGCGCGCGGCCAGTCCGTGCGGTCCAGTTCGACCACGCCGAACAGCTTGACGACCGACGGCACCCCCGCGTGGCGCGCGAGCATGCGGACCGCGGCGGCACCCAGGTGCGTCTGCCCCAGCACGAGCGAGGGCGGGAAGCGCCGCACGACGGCAAGACCGCGAACGACCACCCACGCGGTGAAGAGCAGCGGCCACAACGGCCGCTTGAGGAACGTGGGCCACGCCTCGGTGGCGAGGAAGAAGTCGGGGAACTCATGGACGACGTAGCCGTCCATGGTGACGTCCGCGCCGCGGTAGCGCGGCGAGAGGTAGTGCACCTCGTAGCCGCGCTGCGTGAAGCCGCGGATGAAGTAGTAGTCGTCGGCGAGACCGGCGCCGCCGCCCATCTCCCAGCGGCGTTTCCACGGCGTGACCACGAGAATGCGCCGCGTCATGGCTCCACACCGCCGTGAATGGCGCGCACCGCCAGCGCGGTGGTGAGGATCATGCACAGCGCGAACGGCGACGCCGGCACCTCGCCGGATACGATGCGACGAACCTCCGCCGCGCGCAACGGTTCCGGAACCCCGCCTTCGTCCACGAGGCGCCCGAGCATTGCGTGCCAGGGCCCGCCGGGTGCGCGGCGCGCGCCACGCGCCGCGCGCACGCGCCGGTGCAGAGCGGACGTGGCCGGGTTGTTGCGCAGCGCGTCGCGCAGCGCATACTCGAGCGCGAAGCGCAGCGAGGCCGGCGCGGCGTGCCCGCCCGCCAGGGGGAGCGCGGCCATGTCCGGGGCCAGCTCGCGCAGGAAGGCGCGGTACAGGCGCCGCTCGCGCTTCATGCGGCCCGGGATGGCGCGGGCCAGGGAAACGAAGTCCCCGCCGAAGAAGGGTGAAACCGGCCACACTGCGCAGCGGTGGCGGTCCTCACCCTCGTCGTGGAAGCGCACCACTCGCTGCGAGAGCAGGAAGTGCACGTAGGCATCTTCCGGCTCGATATCATCCGCAAGCGTGGCGCGAATGCTCTCCACCATTTCGTCCACGGAAACACCCGCCAGAGCCGTCACCCGTTCCGGCGGCATCACCGCGTTCTTCTCGATGATGAACCGCACCAATTGCTCCGGCTTCGGTGAGCGGGCAATGGCGCGGTGCTCGCACAGCAGCTTGTCCGCGCCCTCGCCGGTCCAGAATGCCACCGGGCCGGGGAAGTCGCGCTTCACCCGCCGCACATAGTCGATTCCGAACGCCACGTCCGCCGGATTCAAGCCGAGTTTCATGCGCACGATGCCGTCGATGTTCGCGCGGCTGGCAAAATCACACTCGTAGGACCGCCACTCGGCGCCGAGTGTGCGTGCCACCGTGGCGGCGACGTCGCGCTCATCGGCGTGGTTCGAACCGGGTGCGGCAAAGGTCACCGCGGCAAAGGATGGCAACACCGCGCGCATGCCCGCACCGGTGGTGCGCGAATCGATACCGCCGCTGAGCGAGAGGACGTGACTGCCTGCGTCGATCATGCCGCGGTCACGGCAGGAAGCCACGAAGGCGTCGCGCAGCTCGCGCGCCAGTGCGTGTT encodes:
- a CDS encoding flap endonuclease, coding for MNVHLVDGTYELFRHYYALPSRLDADGNEVGALVGVLNSIAAMLRDGATHVGVATDHVVESFRNQMYAGYKTGEGIDPALWRQFHPLEAALRAMGVVVWAMVEEEADDGLAAAAARAQTDPRVKRIFICTPDKDLAQCVRGDFVVQFDRRRGAIRNEDGVREKFGVGPLSIPDYLGLVGDASDGFPGVPRWGAKSASAVLARYEHLEAIPHDPAQWEVPIRGAVALAASLREHEADARLFRDIATLRTDAPVFESVDELEWRGPTDSFAALCGKLGVPDLAETVSRLRA
- a CDS encoding glycosyltransferase family 4 protein, with translation MTRRILVVTPWKRRWEMGGGAGLADDYYFIRGFTQRGYEVHYLSPRYRGADVTMDGYVVHEFPDFFLATEAWPTFLKRPLWPLLFTAWVVVRGLAVVRRFPPSLVLGQTHLGAAAVRMLARHAGVPSVVKLFGVVELDRTDWPRAKYLRKNAEQIAAFKVPQDAWIILDDGTGGAQAALRNGVPAGKIHALPNGVNLEWGGRLPGPDARARYRIPDGTAVVLMLSRLTGWKRPDLFIRAMPAMVEAARRPVVFVIAGDGPLRASCEALAARLGVADSVRFLGPVAHDDVPDLMSLATVFVSTNERSNRGIPVCEAMVCGVPVVAFDAGDTRAVVRDGENGRLVAEGDLPGFARAVAAMVNDEMTRNAMGEGARRFARRHFTGWDERISMEADIVEALLKHHGETG
- a CDS encoding asparagine synthase-related protein, producing MTQTPERGITSPGLRVAWRFQPHPPGRSPVHSDEHLAADAGHPAGYPFEAIRGPCGLLCLEGQVYGGQRAALLKRIEDLCTRAHDDEALARELRAAVESVDGDFALLWYDTGARRVALAADRFGRLPLYYGATPRGMFMSRDQAFVLRQTGERGIDTTAFAQLLLFGYPLGARTLAAGVSRLLPREVLVASRDGWRLFPSPGSPFRRSVRENLPRDKHALARELRDAFVASCRDRGMIDAGSHVLSLSGGIDSRTTGAGMRAVLPSFAAVTFAAPGSNHADERDVAATVARTLGAEWRSYECDFASRANIDGIVRMKLGLNPADVAFGIDYVRRVKRDFPGPVAFWTGEGADKLLCEHRAIARSPKPEQLVRFIIEKNAVMPPERVTALAGVSVDEMVESIRATLADDIEPEDAYVHFLLSQRVVRFHDEGEDRHRCAVWPVSPFFGGDFVSLARAIPGRMKRERRLYRAFLRELAPDMAALPLAGGHAAPASLRFALEYALRDALRNNPATSALHRRVRAARGARRAPGGPWHAMLGRLVDEGGVPEPLRAAEVRRIVSGEVPASPFALCMILTTALAVRAIHGGVEP